A segment of the Chryseobacterium scophthalmum genome:
GTTCCCCAAAAGCAACCGCCTGCAAAATAAACTTCTTTTACATTTTTAGCATTCATAGTGGTCTCATTCTCTTTTTTAATTGATGAAGATTGTTGTTTTGCATCTCCGCAACTTGTCGCGAAGACTGCAATTCCCAGAACCATTCCGAGAAATGTGAATATATTTTTCATTTTTGTTTTATTATGTGTGTTCATTTTTTCCATTTAAAAGCATTAAACCAAATCCTAAAAGCATCAAATCTTTAAGAATAAAAAAGTCTGTAACAGGAACGCCATCTACAGTATGCCAAACATTTGGTGTTGTAAAGAGATAACTCAGTGTAACTAAAAAAGTAACCACCATTCCAATACCTGCAAACTTTTTAAGAGATGCAAATTTCACGCTAAAGATTAATAACAAGGCAATGATAATTTCTATCACTCCGATCATATTAGAAACCGCTTGGGCGCTCATAATATCATATACGAAAAACGTGAGAAAATGGTTTTCTACCAAAGGTCTTATTGCTGCTGCTTCTGTCGGAGTAAATTTGAAAGCCCCAATCCAAAGTAAAATAATTGCTGCCCCGAAAAGCGAAATATAATAACCGATTTTGTACGTTGGTAAACCTTTGTGTTGTGATGTCTGTTGCATTGTTCTTAGATTTTTGAATTAATATTTATTATTTTCAAAACTATAGTCGCAACAATTACAAAATCCTGACAGTTTTTTTTCTTAAAAATCTAACTTTCTAAATATTTTATCTTTAAATCCTTGAATATCTGTTTCATTCAAATCGGTTTTTTCTTCCCCAAACCATTTCTTTTTTAAAATAGAATCTAAAATTTTCAGTTTTTCTTCATACGCTTTGCACCATTTGCAAATCATTACATGCATCGAAAGCTGCCAGTTTTCTTTTGGCGAAATATTTTTTGCATTGCGTTTTTCCATCAGTAAAGTTGCTGTACTGCATGGTAAAAAGAAAATATGTATTATTTTTCTAAACATTTTTTATTCCTTATGATTTTGAGAACCAGTTAATTTCCAAACATTCTCTCAGCTGCATTCTGGTTCGTTGTAAAATCTTCCAAAGGTTAGTCGTAGAGATATCCAATTCCTGACTTACTTCGGGTGCTTTTTTTTCTTCGAGATAATACAATTTCATCGGGATCTTCCATCGGGAAGGCAAATCTTCGATGCAATCTTCTAAACTTTTATTAAAATCCTGATTGTCCAGAAGTTCAGCTTCCGGGTTAGAAACATTCCAATCATTTAAAACTGTGTCATTTTTCCAAGAGCCGGTTTCGTCAAAGAAATGGTCAAGTTTAATCTGGGGTTCCGACTTGTATTTTTTACGGTAAAAATCAGCGACTTTATTGTTGAGAATCGTATTGAGCCAAGTTTTAGGCGTGCTTTTTCCTTCAAAAGAATCGTAAGATGAAAAAGCCGCAATGAAAACTTCCTGAACAATGTCTTCCGCTTCAATGGTATCCGAAAGCAGAAAAATTGCTCTTCTCAGCAAGGATTCAGAGTATTGTTCTATCCAGTTTTTTAAAGCTTCGTTTTTCGTCATTTTTTTGATTGTATCTTTTCAGATACTAACGAAGGTAATAAGTTAAACGCAGAAGTGCAAAGTTTTTGGTTGAATTATATAAACCTATTAGATTTAATTAAATGTTTTTTTAAAAAATTTGGAAGCCTAAATTTGATTGTTATGAATTCTAGCTATTTAAAAATTAGACCATTGTGTGTTTTTCAATAGCATCGGGCTTTAGCCCGATGACGAAAATTAACAGCGAATTGGCTTTAGCCGAAATTGATATTAAGTTTTGGCTAAAGCCAATTTGATTATTCTTTTTAAACTGGCTAAAGCCCGTTCCTATTGATATTTATGGATTCATTTCAAGTTGTTCTACTTTGAAAATACCTGCAAACCTAACGAGTTTTGTTTATTACGAACCGTTATCAATAGCCCCGATTGAACGGCTTGTCTGAGCTCTTTTTGAGAGTTTTGGCGGTTGGAATGCAGATGCTGAAACTCTCAAAAAAGCGAGTAGTGAAAGCGGGAAATAGCTACTAAAAAGAAAGGAAGTCAGAAGCTGGATGATGGAAGTTTACAAGATTGAGAATAATAGATTTCTCCTTTGTCGAAATGACAAATTAAAATAATATTTTACAAATAGATTAAAACACAAAACTATATTTTTCTATTGCTTTAAAAACATTAAATTTGCATCTTATCAAAAATTTGTAAAAAGCAAAGCAATATATAATTATGACATCACAAGAGATTCGTCAGAAATTTTTAGATTATTTTAAAAGCAAAGACCACCTTATCGTTCCTTCTGCACCGATCGTGCTGAAAGACGACCCTACTTTAATGTTTTCCAACTCCGGAATGACGCAGTTTAAAGATTTTTTCTTAGGCTACAAAACGCCGACTGCACCAAGAATTGCCGACACCCAAAAGTGTTTGAGAGTTTCCGGGAAGCATAATGATTTGGATGATGTAGGTAGAGATACTTATCACCACACCATGTTTGAAATGTTGGGGAACTGGTCTTTTGGTGATTATTTCAAAAAAGATGCTATTGCTTTTGCCTGGGAATTGCTGACGGAAGTTTACGGAATTCCGAAAGAGAATCTTTATGTAACGATTTTTGAAGGAGACGCTTCTGAAAATCTTGACAGAGACCAGGATGCTTATGATTACTGGAAATCTGTGATTTCTGAAGACCGAATTATCAACGGAAACAAAAAAGATAACTTCTGGGAAATGGGCGCAAGCGGACCTTGTGGACCTTGTTCTGAAATTCATATTGACCTAAGAACACCGGAAGAAAAAGCTAAAGTTTCCGGTCTTGAATTGGTGAACAACGACCATCCTCAAGTGGTGGAAGTCTGGAATCTCGTTTTTATGGAATTCAACAGAAAAGCTGACGGTTCTCTGGAAAAATTACCTGCTCAACACGTAGATACGGGAATGGGCTTCGAGCGTCTTTGTATGGCGCTTCAAGGGAAATCTTCCAATTATGATACCGATGTTTTCACGCCTTTGATCGCTAAAGTTGAAGAACTTTCAGGCAAAAAATATACAGGAATTTTAGAAGACGAAAAAGATATTGCCATTCGTGTTGTGGTAGACCACATCAGAGCGGTTTCGTTTGCGATTGCAGATGGGCAATTGCCTTCAAACGGAGGAGCTGGTTATGTTATCAGAAGAATTTTGAGAAGAGGAATTTCTTATTCTTACCGATTCCTGGATATGAAAGAAGCTTTCCTTTACAAATTAGTTGCTGTTCTTCAGGAACAAATGGGAGCATTCTTCCCTGAATTGGAAAAGCAAGGAAAATTGGTTTCTGAAGTGATTAAAAGTGAGGAAGAATCTTTCTTAAGAACGATTGAAACTGGATTAATCAGAGTTGAAAAATTGATTCAGCAAACGATTTCGGAAGGTAAAAAAGTGTTACCAACTCAGGAAGTTTTCGAATTATATGATACTTATGGTTTCCCAGATGATTTAACAAGAATTATCGCTGAAGAAAAAGGGTTAACGATTGATGAAAAAGGTTTTGAATTGGCGTTAAGCGAACAAAAACAACGTTCAAAAGCAGATTCTGCTCAGAAAGTTTACGACTGGGTAACTTTAGAAGAAAGAGAAGAAAACTTCGTGGGTTACGACCAAATTGAAGCTGAAACCTACATTACAAGATACAGAAAAGTAGAAAATAAAGACGGCGAATTTTATCAGGTTGTGCTAAGCAACTCCCCTTTCTATCCTGAAGGTGGTGGACAAATCGGTGATAAAGGCGTTCTTGAAAATGTAACTGAAAGTTTCGAAGTTTTGGAAACTAAAAAGGAAAACGGATTGATCATTTCTTTAATCAACGGACTTCCGAAAGATGCAAGTGCTGTTTTCTATGCTAAAGTGAATGCCAACGAAAGAAAAAATTCTCAGGCAAACCACTCTGCAACACACTTGTTGCACGAAGCTTTGAGAGACGTTTTGGGAACTCACGTTGAGCAAAAAGGTTCTTACGTTGGTCCGGATTATCTGCGTTTCGATTTCTCGCATTTCAATAAAATGACAGATGAAGAATTGGCTTTGATCGAAGAAAAAGTAAATGCTAAGATCAAAGAAAATATCGATCTTCAGGAATTCAGAAATATTCCGATTCAGGAAGCGATTGACAAAGGTGCAATGGCTTTATTTGGTGAAAAATATGGAGACAGAGTGAGAATGATCCAGTTTGGAAGTTCAAAAGAACTTTGCGGTGGAACTCACGTGAAAAGCACCAGTGAAATCGGTCATTTCAAAATTAATTCTGAAAGTTCTGCAGCAGCAGGAATCAGAAGGATTGAAGCGATTTCGGGAGACAAATCTGAAGAATATTTCAAAGGTTTAGAAAAGCAAATTACCGAACTTTCTCAATTGCTGAAATCTAAAGATGTTGTACGTTCTATCGAGAAATTAATCGAAGAAAATGCATCGTTGAAGTCTGAAGTAGAAGCTTTCAAGAAAGAAAAAGCAAAAGGCGAGATCGGCGACTGGAAAGGTGCTTATGAGCAAAAAGGCGATAAATTACTTTTAGTGAAGAAAACTTCTCTGGACGCAGGTTCTGTAAAAGATATCGTCTTCCAATTAAAGAAAGAGATCCCAACTTCTATAACGATTATCCTGTCCGACGCAGACGGAAAACCAATGATTACTGTTGGTGTTTCTGATGACTTAGCAGGAATTTATCAAGCTGGAGCACTTATTAAAGAGTTAGCTAAAGAGATCCAAGGTGGCGGCGGTGGAAACCCAGGTTTCGCTACAGCCGGAGGAAAAAATCTTGATGGTCTGGAAAATGCTTATCAGAAGGCTTTGAATATTTAAATTACTAATAAATAGTACCGCTTTTGCGGGTTTCTATACAACAATCCCTTTCAGTTTTTTGAAAGGGATTGTTTGTGCTTATTATATATAGTTTCGGGACTTTACGATGGTAATAAAAGGACAATTTTCAACTTTTACAAAAGTTAACTGTTGAACTTTGTTGTTTCGTATCAATATTGCAAAACCCTTGTTAGCCACAGTTATTATTCATAATCACTATAGTCTATATCTCGATAATGGATATCTGGTGTTCTATCTTTACTTTTATTTGGTATTCCAAATGCGTAAGGTCTAATATCAATTAAAAGGCTTTTCTCTCCGTTCTCCAAAACTTCACTAATATCCAAAATTTTACCATAAACCAAATAAATTGGTCTATTTCCAATTCTCCATGTTGCGGTAGATGAAGTAATGAACATTGGGTCAACTTTCCATTCTACAAAGAAAGGTTTTCTTCTGAAATGTATTATTGTTGGCTCTGAATTTTCATCAATTACTTTACCTTTGTACGTTCTACCATAAACACCACCTGTGTAAAAACAATATTTTCCGATAATACCTTTTTTCAATTCTGAAACTTTTAATAAATCATCTAAGTCATAAAGTTTTACTTTAGAAAATGTTTGAAGTAAGATTTCATAGTAATGTTGGATTAACATTGTTGAACCGTACATTGCAAAAAATTTAAGAGGTGTGTTCTTATTTAAATTATATTTTTCATATAACTGAGGATTTATATTTCCTGTCCTTAAAATTAAGTCCTCAGAATAAAGTCTTTCAGAATATATAGTTTCTGGAATTTCTTTATTGATTTGAAGAGCAAGTTCCAAAACTCTATTAACATTAATATAGTCTAAGTCATTTACATTGTTACCTTCTAACGCTAATTTCATAATTGCATTACTTTCAACTCTTTTTTCCCAACTATTTTTGGCTTTTCTAATTTGTGTTGGTAAAATTTTATTGGCTAATGCTTCCCCTTCTCTGTGTGCTAATTCGTGGTCATTTGGACATAAAACTGCGAGATTTTCATATGAATTATCTTGACTAATATTATAATGTTCTATGTGATGAATTATATAGCTGTCGCTTTTATTTCCGAGACATATACAACAGGTAAAAGCATTTCTCTCCAAAAGAACTTGAATGATATTTTCATCAATTGGTTGTCTTGTTACTGCACGTTTTAAAATTTCAGCTTGAGTAGATGATAAGTTATATTTATCAATTAAATTACTTTTAGATGTGCTTCTAATAGTAGAAATATTGAGGTTTTTTGATTTAGCAATATCAGCTAATTCAATATCAATTCCATATTTTATGAGATTGTTCATATAATTGTGATTAAAATTTGGATTTACGCAATGCGTCAATCCAAACTATAATTTTGTTAAAAATAAATAATTATTCAATCTAAAACAATTTTATTTCAAACCTAAATGATAAAATGCAACTCCTTCAAATATTAGAAGTAGTATCTATGCTTCACAAAACCTTAAAAACTCTTAAATAAAACATTATTTATCATTCAATTGGGAATTGAATGATAAATAATATTTTATATACAATTGAAATACAGCAGATTTTATTTTTAACAAAAGATTATATTTTCTCTTATGGTTTTGTAACTTTCTTATCAATAGTTTTGTCTCATTAATAAAAAACTCAATGACAAAACTTTTATCTACTCTACTTTTACTTTGTACGGTACTTATTTTTGGGCAAACTCAATTGAAAGTTATCAATAAAACCAACAAAAAACCAATTGAAAATGCAGCTGTTTATTGTGACGACAATCTTTTGGGAAAAACCAATTACGAAGGCGTTTTATCATTTAAAACAAAATGTAAAAAAGTAGAAATTCTTGCCAGCAATTTTGAAGATGCTTTGGTTGATGTAAAAAAGTCGATGGATGTTGCCATGCAACCTTTATCAGAAAAACAAAGTAATATCGATAAAATTATCATCACCGATAAAAGTGACCCGAAAGCTTTGAGAATTTTAGATGAGGTCAATAAAAGGGAAAAAGAAAATTCACCAAAGTCTTTAGATACCTATAACTTTAAATCATATTCAAAGTTTTCGATCGATGTAGACAAAGATTCAATTGATACTTTTAAAAATTTCCTGACTTCGAGAAAAGATTCACTTTCAAAAGTAGATAAAAAAGAATTTAAGCAAAAAGAAAGCGAGAAGAAAGATTCGTTAATTAATGAAGACTTCATCAACGCTTCACAGGAAAGTCAGATGTTTCTTTGGGAAAAGGCAACAGAATACAAATATTCGCAGAAATTTGGAGAAAAGACCAATATCATCGATAACAGAATGTCGGGTTTTAAAAATCCTATTTATGAAGCTTTAGCCATTAATATTTCCAATTTAAACAGAACTCCAAGACAGTTACGTCCTGAGAATAGAAAGCTATTCAACTTTTATATGTCGGATACTTTACAATTGGACGGAAGGAAAACCTATGTTATCAAATTCAAAGAAATTACTGATAAAAAGAAGCAGAATCCGAGAAAATTTAATGGTAAAATTTATATTGATTCTGAAACGTATGCACTGAAAAAATTTGAAAGTGCCAACAAAAAAAGAAATGAAGGCGACATTATTTCAGTATGGAAACCGATCGATGGAAAATGGTTTTTGGATCATGAAGATATTAAACTGAAAATGGGCGACCAGACCTTCAATATTGCAAAGAGAGACAGCGTAAAGACCGATAGTTTAAAGAAAGGCGCATACATCAGCGACAAACGAAAATACCATCAGAAAACCTTTGGAAATTATCTGTATGTAAAAAACCGTTTCTTTGATTTCCAACTGAATGAAGCTCAAAAAGCATCAGAATTTAAAGGCTATTCTCTCGAAATGAAAAACTCTGACGGAAGTCTGCTTGAGCAGTACAGAACCGACAGTTTGACCGCAAGAGAAAGCGCAACTTACACTCAAATCGACAGTTTTGTACAGAAGCATGATTTTGAAAAGAAACTGAGTTTTTTAACCCAATTAATGAGAGGAAACCTGCGTTATAAAATGGTTGATTTTGATATTACTAAGCTTTTCAGTTACGATAAATACCAAGGCATTCGTTTGGGAGCAGGATTAAAACTGAATGAAAAATTCAATAAGGCATTTTCTCCAGATGGATATTTCGGTTATGGTTTTAAAGATCACACCTGGAAATATGGTCTTGGCCTAGACATGAAGTTGTCTGATAAAAGAACTTCTGTTTTTCGTATTGATTATGTAGATGACGTCTTTGCAGCAGGAAGATTTAGCAACAATATGTGGGATATGATGATGAAAGTGAATGACCTGAATCTAGATCTGCACAATGCCAATTTTTATAAAAACCAAAAATGGGGAGCATCCTATTTGTATGACATTTCGAACTCCTTGAGTATGAAAATCGCAGTGAATAAAGAGAAACAGGAAGCACTTTTTGATTATCAATACAAAAATTTAGGAAATCGTTTTGACAATGTAAGCACAACACTATCTCTTAAATTCTCACCAAACGATAAAAATATTATGACGCCAAGTGGAAAATATACTTATGAAAAAAGCTTTCCTCAAATTTATATGAATGTTGAAAAAGGAATTGACGGATTCGGTGGAGATCTGGATTATTACAAAGCAGATGCATTGATCATTCATCAGTTCAGATCAAAATTAGGCTACACCAATCTGAAACTTTTTGGAGGAATTTCATCAGGCACAGCTCCGATCTGGAAAAACTTCGAAATTGCAGGTCAGAACGACAGAAACCCTGATAATTGGTATTCTAATATCAATACTCCAAACAATTTAGCATTTGCAACGATGCCTTCAGGAACTTTCTTTGCAGATAAATTTATCGCATTTAAAGTTTCACAATATTTACCGTTCAGGTTTAAAACGTTCGGTTCGAGATATTCAAACATCGAACTGGAATACCAATCCGCTATCGGAGATTTCAAAAACAGAGGGGATCATCAGTTTGATTTTCAGGTACTCGATCATTATTATCAGGAAGTTGGCGTGATCTGGAATAGATTTTTAGGCAGAAACTTCGGTGTAGGCTTCTCTTATAGATTAGGATATTATCAAACCTCTCAATTCAAAGATAACTTTGGAATAAAACTGAGATTTAATGTTTTAAATTAATGAAATAAGCTCGTTACAAACGAGATTTAAAAATAAAAAACCGTCGTTAACTTTAAAAGTTAATGACGGTTTTCTTTAAAATGTATTATGAAATTTTCTCAGAATATTTATCATAAATGATTTATATGATGATATTAAAGTTTTTTCATGAGCTATTTCCGTCTATCCGCTCATACTCCTCACGCCAATGCTCTCCAACCCAAAACCCATCTTCTCTCCCACTCCGTTGCGGGGTAACCGCTTCTATACGGGCTAGGAAAGTCCGCATAAAAATAGATTGAAGTTTAACCAAAAATTTAGCGATTATTTTATTCTAATATTTACTAGAT
Coding sequences within it:
- a CDS encoding DUF417 family protein translates to MQQTSQHKGLPTYKIGYYISLFGAAIILLWIGAFKFTPTEAAAIRPLVENHFLTFFVYDIMSAQAVSNMIGVIEIIIALLLIFSVKFASLKKFAGIGMVVTFLVTLSYLFTTPNVWHTVDGVPVTDFFILKDLMLLGFGLMLLNGKNEHT
- a CDS encoding sigma-70 family RNA polymerase sigma factor, with the translated sequence MTKNEALKNWIEQYSESLLRRAIFLLSDTIEAEDIVQEVFIAAFSSYDSFEGKSTPKTWLNTILNNKVADFYRKKYKSEPQIKLDHFFDETGSWKNDTVLNDWNVSNPEAELLDNQDFNKSLEDCIEDLPSRWKIPMKLYYLEEKKAPEVSQELDISTTNLWKILQRTRMQLRECLEINWFSKS
- the alaS gene encoding alanine--tRNA ligase, with translation MTSQEIRQKFLDYFKSKDHLIVPSAPIVLKDDPTLMFSNSGMTQFKDFFLGYKTPTAPRIADTQKCLRVSGKHNDLDDVGRDTYHHTMFEMLGNWSFGDYFKKDAIAFAWELLTEVYGIPKENLYVTIFEGDASENLDRDQDAYDYWKSVISEDRIINGNKKDNFWEMGASGPCGPCSEIHIDLRTPEEKAKVSGLELVNNDHPQVVEVWNLVFMEFNRKADGSLEKLPAQHVDTGMGFERLCMALQGKSSNYDTDVFTPLIAKVEELSGKKYTGILEDEKDIAIRVVVDHIRAVSFAIADGQLPSNGGAGYVIRRILRRGISYSYRFLDMKEAFLYKLVAVLQEQMGAFFPELEKQGKLVSEVIKSEEESFLRTIETGLIRVEKLIQQTISEGKKVLPTQEVFELYDTYGFPDDLTRIIAEEKGLTIDEKGFELALSEQKQRSKADSAQKVYDWVTLEEREENFVGYDQIEAETYITRYRKVENKDGEFYQVVLSNSPFYPEGGGQIGDKGVLENVTESFEVLETKKENGLIISLINGLPKDASAVFYAKVNANERKNSQANHSATHLLHEALRDVLGTHVEQKGSYVGPDYLRFDFSHFNKMTDEELALIEEKVNAKIKENIDLQEFRNIPIQEAIDKGAMALFGEKYGDRVRMIQFGSSKELCGGTHVKSTSEIGHFKINSESSAAAGIRRIEAISGDKSEEYFKGLEKQITELSQLLKSKDVVRSIEKLIEENASLKSEVEAFKKEKAKGEIGDWKGAYEQKGDKLLLVKKTSLDAGSVKDIVFQLKKEIPTSITIILSDADGKPMITVGVSDDLAGIYQAGALIKELAKEIQGGGGGNPGFATAGGKNLDGLENAYQKALNI
- a CDS encoding HNH endonuclease signature motif containing protein, whose amino-acid sequence is MNNLIKYGIDIELADIAKSKNLNISTIRSTSKSNLIDKYNLSSTQAEILKRAVTRQPIDENIIQVLLERNAFTCCICLGNKSDSYIIHHIEHYNISQDNSYENLAVLCPNDHELAHREGEALANKILPTQIRKAKNSWEKRVESNAIMKLALEGNNVNDLDYINVNRVLELALQINKEIPETIYSERLYSEDLILRTGNINPQLYEKYNLNKNTPLKFFAMYGSTMLIQHYYEILLQTFSKVKLYDLDDLLKVSELKKGIIGKYCFYTGGVYGRTYKGKVIDENSEPTIIHFRRKPFFVEWKVDPMFITSSTATWRIGNRPIYLVYGKILDISEVLENGEKSLLIDIRPYAFGIPNKSKDRTPDIHYRDIDYSDYE
- a CDS encoding DUF5686 family protein, which produces MTKLLSTLLLLCTVLIFGQTQLKVINKTNKKPIENAAVYCDDNLLGKTNYEGVLSFKTKCKKVEILASNFEDALVDVKKSMDVAMQPLSEKQSNIDKIIITDKSDPKALRILDEVNKREKENSPKSLDTYNFKSYSKFSIDVDKDSIDTFKNFLTSRKDSLSKVDKKEFKQKESEKKDSLINEDFINASQESQMFLWEKATEYKYSQKFGEKTNIIDNRMSGFKNPIYEALAINISNLNRTPRQLRPENRKLFNFYMSDTLQLDGRKTYVIKFKEITDKKKQNPRKFNGKIYIDSETYALKKFESANKKRNEGDIISVWKPIDGKWFLDHEDIKLKMGDQTFNIAKRDSVKTDSLKKGAYISDKRKYHQKTFGNYLYVKNRFFDFQLNEAQKASEFKGYSLEMKNSDGSLLEQYRTDSLTARESATYTQIDSFVQKHDFEKKLSFLTQLMRGNLRYKMVDFDITKLFSYDKYQGIRLGAGLKLNEKFNKAFSPDGYFGYGFKDHTWKYGLGLDMKLSDKRTSVFRIDYVDDVFAAGRFSNNMWDMMMKVNDLNLDLHNANFYKNQKWGASYLYDISNSLSMKIAVNKEKQEALFDYQYKNLGNRFDNVSTTLSLKFSPNDKNIMTPSGKYTYEKSFPQIYMNVEKGIDGFGGDLDYYKADALIIHQFRSKLGYTNLKLFGGISSGTAPIWKNFEIAGQNDRNPDNWYSNINTPNNLAFATMPSGTFFADKFIAFKVSQYLPFRFKTFGSRYSNIELEYQSAIGDFKNRGDHQFDFQVLDHYYQEVGVIWNRFLGRNFGVGFSYRLGYYQTSQFKDNFGIKLRFNVLN